TGCGCGGCAGGCTGATTGAGCCGTCACAGAAGAAGGTGGTCCGGCAGATGAGCCTGCCCTTTGAGACGCCGGTGGTTGACGAGACCGCCAGCACGGTAACCGGAGAGCTGTGATGGGCGCTTCCTACTGCTACGACGGCACCCTGGGCGGCCTGCTCACCCTGCTGGCCACCCTTCCCGCTGGCGGACCGTTGCCGGAAAACATCAGCACCGCGCCGCCGGTGCAGCAGGGACTTTTCAGCGACACCATCACCGTGGAGACCGATCCGGAGCTGGCGGAGCAGTACTGGCAACGCTTGCACCGCCGCCTGGGCCCGGCAGGGCTGGCACCGGTGCGCTCCGCCTTTCTGGCCAATCACCCGCAAAAGGATATGCTGATCTGGCGCTACCTGCGGCTGGGGATGCAGGAAGGTCGCAGAGTAAGCGGCATGCTGGCCCATCCCCAGGTTTCACCGCTGCTTAAACTGGCCCAGCAGGTCAACCGCGAGGCGCACCGTTACCTGGGTTTTGTCCGCTTTCAGGAGGTGACCGGCGGTTTCTACTACGCGGCACTGGCCCCGGACCACCGGGTGCTGCTCTTGATCGCCCCCCATTTTGCCGACCGCTTCCGCGACCAGCAGTGGGTGATCCACGATTGCAGACATGGCGAGGGGATCGTCTTTGACCGCCACCGCCGGCAGTGGCTGCTGTTGCCGATGGAGACCAGCGCCCAACCGGAGCTTACCCCGCAGGAAGAGCAGTTCCAGCAGTTGTGGCAGAGCTATTTTGAAACGTTGGCTATTGAAGAGCGGAAGAACCTGAAGCTACAGCAGAGCAAGGTGCCGCTGAAGACGCGGTCCTGGTTGGTGGAGTTTGGGGGATAATCCGAGCCCGCACTCCGTATTTTCATGGCCAACAGCGCCTTAGTGTCATACTGCAGACTCCCACAAGCTTCTGATCGGCACGGCAAACAGCCTATCACCAAAGGCTGCGGTTGACTCTCCATCATAGAGCACCACACCGGCGGCAAAACGTTCTCCAACCGCCTCCTTCAGCTTGCGCAGCCCCTTGAAATCAGCCGGTGTAACGGTTGCCGAAGCTTTTACCTCTATGCCTGCCAGACGCTGACCATCTCCTTCAAGTACCATATCAACCTCAACACCGTCCTTGTCCCGGAAGTGATAGAACGTTATCGGTTCTTCATGCCAGCTTGCCTGACGGCGCAGCTCCTGAAAGATAAAGCTTTCAAGAAGCTGCCCCAAAAGCGTCCGGTTGTTGACCAGCGTTTCAGCATTCAAGCCCAGTAGCGCACAGGCAACGCCGGTATCTCCCAGGTGCAGCTTGGGGGTTTTGATCAGGCGACTCAAACGGTTGCTGTGCCAGGGGGGCAGTTCTTCCAGCAGAAAGAGACGGGAAAGCAGGGTAACGTACTCGCGGATGGTTGGGCGGCTCAGTTGAAACGGTGCGCTTAGATCAGCCACATTCAGCAGTCTGGCAGTCTGTCCGGCAGCCAGAGCAAGCAGGCGGGGCAGCGCATCCATGGAGCTGATGCGGGCCAGATGTCGGGCATCCCGCTGTATC
The window above is part of the Trichlorobacter ammonificans genome. Proteins encoded here:
- a CDS encoding TIGR03915 family putative DNA repair protein, with product MGASYCYDGTLGGLLTLLATLPAGGPLPENISTAPPVQQGLFSDTITVETDPELAEQYWQRLHRRLGPAGLAPVRSAFLANHPQKDMLIWRYLRLGMQEGRRVSGMLAHPQVSPLLKLAQQVNREAHRYLGFVRFQEVTGGFYYAALAPDHRVLLLIAPHFADRFRDQQWVIHDCRHGEGIVFDRHRRQWLLLPMETSAQPELTPQEEQFQQLWQSYFETLAIEERKNLKLQQSKVPLKTRSWLVEFGG
- a CDS encoding ATP-binding protein, with protein sequence MTNSSLYPRHIRPRLLEALADSPVVLVHGPRQCGKSTLARAVGDAAGYSYITFDDDVLRAAATADPVGFTGDLGSRVVLDEVQRVPGLFTSIKAAVDRDRTPGRFILTGSANVLLLPNLADSLAGRMEILRLHPLAQTELAGNLSGFLDTLFDGGFKMAPHQRLGKELAERIAVGGYPAALTRSSSRRRTTWYRDYIETLIQRDARHLARISSMDALPRLLALAAGQTARLLNVADLSAPFQLSRPTIREYVTLLSRLFLLEELPPWHSNRLSRLIKTPKLHLGDTGVACALLGLNAETLVNNRTLLGQLLESFIFQELRRQASWHEEPITFYHFRDKDGVEVDMVLEGDGQRLAGIEVKASATVTPADFKGLRKLKEAVGERFAAGVVLYDGESTAAFGDRLFAVPIRSLWESAV